The genomic interval GCAATGGATACCGTTACTGAATCAGGATTGGCAATTGCAATTGCTCAGGCTGGTGGTATTGGTATGCTGCACAAAAATATGAGTATTGAACGCCAGGCTGAAGAAGTTAGCAAGGTTAAACGTTCAGAAAGCGGAATGATACAAGATCCGGTAACACTTCGTGCTGATGCTATTATTGCAGATGCATTCCAGATCATGACGAAATATAAAATAGGTGGTATACCTGTTATTGACAATAACAATAAACTGGTTGGTATTATTACCAATCGCGACCTTCGTTTCCAGAAAGATATGCAACGCCCGGTTTCTGAAGTAATGACTTCTGAAAATCTGATTACTGCTGCTGAAGGAACTACACTGATTCAGGCTGAAGAAATTCTTCAGGACTATAAAATCGAAAAATTACCGGTTATCAATAAAGAAGGTCATCTTGCGGGTTTAATCACCTTTAAAGATATTCAGAAATATAAAAATTACCCTAAAGCTTGTAAAGATGAACGTGGCCGCCTTCGGGTTGGTGCTGCTGTTGGTGTTGCCGCTGATAATATTGACCGCGTTGCTGCGCTGGTTAAAGCTGGTGTAGACGTAGTTACTGTGGATACTGCACACGGACATTCAAAAGGTGTAATTGATATGGTTAAAGCAATTAAAGCCCGTTTCCCTGATTTACAGGTGATTGCTGGTAATATTGCGACTGCTGACGCTGCTCTGGCACTTGCTGAGGCAGGTGCTGATGCTGTTAAAGTTGGTATAGGGCCTGGTTCAATCTGTACAACAAGGATCATAGCAGGTGTGGGAGTACCTCAGTTATATGCAGTTTATGAATGTGCAAAGGCTTTAGAAGGTACAGGAATCCCTGTTATTGCTGATGGTGGTATCAAACAAACGGGAGATATCGTTAAAGCAATTGCAGCTGGTGCAAGTTCAATCATGGCTGGTTCTTTATTTGCAGGAGTAGAGGAATCACCGGGCGAGACGATTATATATGAAGGACGTAAATTCAAGTCTTACCGGGGTATGGGATCTGTAGAAGCGATGCAGCATGGTTCTAAAGACCGTTATTTTCAGGATGAAGAAGATGTAGTCACTAAACTTGTTCCTGAAGGTATTGTTGGCCGTGTTCCTTATAAAGGTACTTTAGCTGAAGTGATTTATCAATATGTTGGTGGCCTGAGAGCAGGAATGCACTATTGTGGTGCTGCAACTATTGAAGAGCTTCAACAGGCTAAGTTTGTAAGAATAACAGCAGCTGGAATGAGAGAAAGTCATCCGCATGATATTTCTATCACTAAAGAGGCTCCAAACTATTCACGTTAGGCCATTAAAAAGCTCCGCGTTTTAGGATTAAAAGCATGCTATGGGTATATTCATAGCATGCTTTTTTTATACAGCATATATTATATTAAGCAGACGATTCAGGTTTCAATTTAGCAATGTATCAGAATTGTTATTTCATATAGTATAAATTAATTGTGCTTTTATGTTAATTAATTTTTATTTTGGTGAACTGATTATCTTGTTCAGCATGAAACGATATGGAAATTAAAAATTTAAAATTAATTTTTACAATTGGCTTATTTGCCTTGATTACCTCTTGCTCTAAATCTAAGGATGAGGTAGTCGCCCCAACGCTTCCTCCGGTAGTTAAGCCAGACCCTTCAAAAATTACAAATATTTATGTAGCTGGCTGGCGGTATAATAGTAAACTGGTTCCGGTAGCTACCTTATGGAAAAATGGGGTTGCAACTGAGCTGACTGATGGAACAACTAATTTAGCACAGGCTTATTCTGTTTATGTGAGTGAGACTAATGACGTTTACGTTACAGGGAAAGATGGTCTTAAAACCGTATTGTGGAAAAATGGTGTCGCTACAGTACTGAGCAGCGAGCTTTATTCCGGTGCCTATTCAATTTTTGTAAGCGGTACTGATGTTTATGTAGCTGGTTTTGATCACGGATTTGCTGTGGTCTGGAAAAACGGAGTAGCTGTTAAACTGGCAAGCGGGCCAAAGTTTTCAAGAGCTTACTCAGTTTATGTGAACGGTAACGATGTTTATGCAGCAGGTTATGAATTCCTGGAAGGCCGTAAAACTGTTGCTACCTTATGGAAAAATGGGGTTGCTGTCAGGTTAAGCGATGGAACAAAACATGCTGTTGCCAAAGCTGTTTTTGTAAGTGGAACTGACGTTTATGTAAGCAGTGAAGAGAATATAAATCCAGAAGATGGTAATCTTCCCGGAAATCAAGGTATAGGCTCAACGCCTTTATCAAAATCTGTAGTTAAAATATGGAAAAATGGGGTGACTGATAACTTAACTGATGGCACAACGCAAGCTATCGGCAACTCTCTTTTTGTAAATGGCAGCGATGTTTATGTTGCAGGTTACGAAAATGACGGTATTACCTGCACAGCTAAATTGTGGAGAAATAAGATAGCCGCTAACTTAGTATCTGGTTCATATGAAAAGATAGGAATGATTACAGCAAATTCTGTATTTGTAAATGACAGTGATGTCTATGTTGTTGTTAATGAAGGTGGGACAGCTAAAACATGGAAAAACCTGTTTTTTGTCCAGGAAATCAATTCAGAGAGAGGGGGAGCTACAGCACTTTCTGTCTTTGTAAAATAATATATCAGTATATTTGCGATCTGAGGGGTGGAATGAGATAATTTATCCGCTTTGAAATTGTTTAAAATCATTTCGGTGCTTTTTTATAAAAAGGATTGAAGTGATTTTTTATTATACTATATATAGCATAGAATCTGATGAGAATAGAAATTGAAGTACCTGTTGCGGGTGTTTATATAACTGATTTTGATCAAATAGCAGCTCCTGCTTTTTTGGAAGAATCGGAAGATGGTGTTAAATTATCATTCCTTGGCATTGAAGCCTTAAAAAGTTATCAGTCGGAATTATTGGTTGAGGATGAGGCAGCAGGATTTGAAGGGCGTAATGAAATACGTGCTAAAATCAAGAAAGAATTGAAAAAAGCGATATCAGAGAACCTGTCTATTATGGATTCGATCAGAAATTACGCTGAGGCTTTATTTACTTTTGTTTATGACAGGGAAGGACATCGAGAAGATAAAAAACAGATTTTGAATAACCTGATTGAAAATATCACCTTCACTGAGAATGGTTTGGAATTGGAAGAGGCTGTTAAAGAATCAACTTATGAGTTAGGGCCATTGGTTTTAAGTTATAAACTTACTTTTAAAAATTATTCTTTCAATACTTTAGATTTTGATTTCCAGGCTATTAAAGCACAGTTGGTTGCTGATCTGGAAAATTTAAGAGATGCATTTATTGCAAATACTAAAAAGTCTAAAACTGATACTAAATAATATTTTTGAATGAAATCGATTTGTGTTTATTGCGGGGCTAATTTTAACGGGGATCCGGTTTTAAGAACAGCTGTAGAGAACCTGGCGCAGGCATTTGCAGACCAGGACATCCGTTTGATTTACGGTGGTGGCAGTGTTGGAATAATGGGAATTATTTCGGAAGAAGTATTAAACCGTAAAGGATTGGTGACAGGAGTAATTCCGCAGTTCTTGCTGGATAAAGAGGTTGGGAATCTGGAGGTTACTGAACTGATTGTTACGGAGAACA from Pedobacter sp. WC2423 carries:
- the guaB gene encoding IMP dehydrogenase, which codes for MQLDPQKFIAEGLTYDDVLLVPAYSEVLPRDVNTGSYLTKKIRINVPVVSAAMDTVTESGLAIAIAQAGGIGMLHKNMSIERQAEEVSKVKRSESGMIQDPVTLRADAIIADAFQIMTKYKIGGIPVIDNNNKLVGIITNRDLRFQKDMQRPVSEVMTSENLITAAEGTTLIQAEEILQDYKIEKLPVINKEGHLAGLITFKDIQKYKNYPKACKDERGRLRVGAAVGVAADNIDRVAALVKAGVDVVTVDTAHGHSKGVIDMVKAIKARFPDLQVIAGNIATADAALALAEAGADAVKVGIGPGSICTTRIIAGVGVPQLYAVYECAKALEGTGIPVIADGGIKQTGDIVKAIAAGASSIMAGSLFAGVEESPGETIIYEGRKFKSYRGMGSVEAMQHGSKDRYFQDEEDVVTKLVPEGIVGRVPYKGTLAEVIYQYVGGLRAGMHYCGAATIEELQQAKFVRITAAGMRESHPHDISITKEAPNYSR